The genome window GGGTGCCGCGATCATCGCCCTGGACCATCCCGCCGGCGGAAAGTACCTCGCCGCGTACATCACCACGACCAGCACCACGACCAGCACCACGGACGCGGTGCCGACCGACGCACTCCGCGAGCACCTCGCACGATCGCTGCCGGACCACATGGTCCCCACCACGTTCACACGCCTGGACCGGTTCCCCGTCACCGCCAACGGGAAGCTCGATCGCCACGCGTTGCCGCAACCAGACCTGACCGCAGGCGCAGCCGACGGCCGCGCACCGCAAACCGTCACCGAGATCGCCCTCGCCGGCATCTTCCGCGACGTACTGCACCTCGCCGACGACCTCGACCTCGGCGTGGACAACGACTTCTTCCGCATGGGCGGACACTCGCTGCTCGCCACACGAGTCGCCGCACGCGCCAACGCACTGCTCGGCGCGGCACTCACGTTGCGCGATGTCTTCGACCACCCCCGCATCAGCGAACTCGCCCGTATCGCCGACACCACCACCGCTACCACCGCTACCACCGAGACGTCCAGCACGCGAATCGGCGAACTACCACGCCCAACCCCACTACCCGTCTCGTACGGACAACAAGCACTCTGGCTGATTGATCAGTTGGGTGGGCCGGGTGGGCGGTATGTGGTGCCGGTGGTGCTGCGCTTGGGCGGTGATCTGGATCCTGATGCTCTGATCATGGCGGTACGGGATGTGGTGTCTCGTCACGAGGCGCTGCGCACGCTCTTGGTGGAGAAGGACGGCACGCTACGTCAGGTCGTCGTTCCAGCGAACGAGACGGCCGACAGGCTCTCTCTGCTCGTTGAGGACGTCACGGGTGTGGATGCTGCCGGCGTGGATGCGCGGGTGGGCGCGGTGGTGCAGGCCGGGTTCGATCTCGCGGTCGACATCCCGATCCGTGTCGCGCTGCTACGCGCCGACGCTGACGACTGGGTGTTCGTTGTCGCGGTACATCACCACGCAGTGGATGAATGGTCGTTCCCGTCGCTGCTGAGCGACCTGTCGACCGCTTATCAGGCGCGGGCCGCGGGGCAGGAGCCGGGATGGACGCCGTTGCGGGTCCAGTACGCGGACTACGCGATCTGGCAACGTGAGGTCCTGGGGGAGGCGTCGGATTCGGGTTCGCTGCTTTCCGAGCATCTCGCCTATTGGCAGGACGTCCTCGCGGGTGCGCCCGAAGAGTCCGCGATCACGCTGGACCGGGCCCGACCGGCGACACCGACCCACCGCGGTGCGGATCTGCGGTTCACCATCGATCCACAGGTCGTGACCGGCCTGCGTCAGGTCGCGGATGAGCAGGGCGTGAGCATGTTCATGACGCTCCAGTCCGCGACCGCGTTGACCGTTTCGGCGCTGGGCGCCGGTGCGGATGTGGTGATCGGTTCACCGGTCGGTGGACGCACCGAGGACGGCCTGGAAGACCTGGTCGGATACTTCGTGAACACGCTGCCGATCCGCCATCGGTTCCATGCCGGTGACTCGATCACCGACGTTCTGCGGAACACCAGGCGAACGGTGCTCGGCGGGTTCGAGCACCAGGCCGCACCCTTCGAGGAAATCACCCGTGTGCTGGGCACCGAGCGATCCGTCGGCCGCAACCCCCTCTTCCAGATCATGCTCACCCACCGCGTCGCCGACAGCCGCCGAGCGGGCGGCCTGCGCATCGGGAACGTCACGACGACACCGAGTCCCGCGGCGGTGGGCGCGGTCAAGACCGATCTCGACCTCGACATCTTCGATTCGCTCAACGGTCTGTCGGGGAAGCTCTCTTACGCGACCGATCTGTTCGACGGTGCTACCGCTGAGCGGTTTGTCGCCGTCTTCACGTCGGTGCTGGAGACGATCGCTGCCGGTCCAGAGGTGCGGGTCGGTGACCTGGACCTGTTGCCCGCACCGGAGTCGCGACAACTCGACGCGTGGTCGTGCGGTGAGACGCTCGATGTTCCCGGGGCGACTCTTGACGAGTTGGTGCGCCGACAGGTCGCGGCGAGCCCGGACGTGGTCGCGGTCATCGCCGACGACGGCACTGAACTCACCTATGGCGACCTCGATGCGCGGGTCAACGCTCTCGCTCACCTCCTCGTCGAGGAGGGCGTACGGGTCGGGGATCGGGTCGCGGTCGCCCTACCGCGCTCGGCCGAGTTGGTGGTCGCGTTGGCCGGGGTGATCCGCGCCGGGGCGGCGTACGTGCCCATCGACCCCGACTACCCCGCCGAACGCGTCAAGCACATCCTCGCGGACGCCGAACCACGGGCGGTGATCACCGACCGGCACACCGCCGGTGCTCAGCACCACGTGCTCACCGATCATCCTGTGCGCATCGTGGTCATCGACGACGAACCTGTGCGGCAACACCTCGATGCCGGCGTGATCGACCCACCGCAGCTTTCGCGTCCGCTGCTCCCGTCGGATGCCGCGTACGTGATCTTCACCTCCGGCACCACCGGACGCCCCAAGGGCGTTCAGATCAACCACGAGGCGATAGTCAACCGACTGTGGTGGATGCGTGATCTCTACCGGATCGGTGCGCAGGATCGGGTGCTGTTGAAGACCCCGTTCACGTTCGACGTGTCGGTGTGGGAGTTCTTCCTGCCGCTGGTCACCGGCGCGGTGGTGGTCGTGGCGCAGGAGGGTGGACACAAGGATCCGCAGTATCTGCTCGAAGTGATCGATCGTCGCGCGGTGACGGTCACTCATTTCGTGCCGTCGATGCTCCAGGCTTTTCTCACCTCGGCCCCGGACCGGACGTCGGTGGGTTCGGTACGACGAGTGTTCTGCTCCGGCGAGGCACTGCCCGTGTCGCCCGCGGCCGGAGCCGTCGCGCTGTTCGAGAACGCGGAGTTGCACAACCTCTACGGGCCGACGGAGGCGGCCGTGGACGTGACCGCTCACCCGGTGGTTCAGGCCGGGCTCGTCGACGCGGTGGGGGTGCCGATCGGTGTTCCGGTGGCGAACACGACGGTGCGTGTCCTGGACGCGTGGTTGCGTCCGGTGCCGGTCGGTGTGGCAGGTGAGCTCTACCTGGGCGGGGTGCAACTCGCGGACGGATATGTGGCTCGCGCGGGCCTGACCGCTGACCGCTTCGTGGCTGATCCGTTCAGTGACAAGGGCGCACGGTTGTATCGCACGGGCGATGTGGTGCGGTGGAACTCCCAGGGGCAGTTGGAATACCTCGGCCGCAGCGATGACCAGGTGAAGATACGCGGGTACCGGATCGAACCCGGCGAAATCAGCGCCGTACTCGAACAGCATCCAGGAGTGTCGGGCGCGGCGATTGCCACCTTGGATCACCCGGCCGGCGGGAAGTACCTCGCGGCATACGTGACCACGGCCAGTGCCACGACGGCCAGTGCCACGACGGCCAGTGCCACGACGGCCAGTGCCACGACGGCCAGTGCCACGACGGCCAGTGCCACGACGGCCAGTGCCACGACGGCCGAGGACGCGGTGCTGTTCGACGCGCTGCGCGAGCATCTCGCCCAGTCGCTGCCGGACTACATGGTGCCCGCGACGTTCCTGCGCCTGGACCGATTCCCGGTCACGGCGAACGGGAAACTGGATCGCCGCGCGTTGCCGCGACCGAGCCTGGCCGCCGGCACAGCCGACGGCCGGCCACCGGAGACCGACACCGAGATCGCCCTCGCCGGCATCTTCCGCGACGTACTGCACCTCGGCGACGACGTCGACCTCGGCGTGGACAACGACTTCTTCCGCCTGGGCGGCGACAGCATTTCCGCGGCACGACTCGTCGCCTGCGCTCGTGAGCACGATCTGACGTTCAAACTGTCCGAGGTGTTCGTGGGACGGACCATCGGCGCCCTCGCCGCGCTGCTTGCGCCGCCGACGCACGACGCCATTCCGGCCGAGCCGGTTCTTGTGCCGACTTCCGCCGCCCTTGAGCGCTTGCGCGAGGCGGACGCCGCGCCCGATGAGTACGTCTTCACCGAGCTGATCAACCTGCCCGCGCGGTCGACGAGCGAATCGGTCGCCTCGTCCTTCCGCTCACTCGTCGCCAACACGGACGCGCTTCGCCTGTCGGTCGACGCTACCGGCCGGCGGCTCTGGTTCACCTACCTCCTGCCTCCGGAAACAGTCCAGCCCCAGACCGTGGAGCTGACCGCC of Streptomyces phaeolivaceus contains these proteins:
- a CDS encoding non-ribosomal peptide synthetase, encoding MELTASQRGNWVARKLAPESSVFCAGQLIWLNGPVDPALFASSVSVVFAETDALRVRFGDDDGVPFQYIDTATTLTTEIVDAGHGDDQIRVLAREQLTAAPATAAGEPTTTSTLIRRENGTWAWVLVTNILLVDGYSISLFIRRVAEVYSAQQAGDSVPDRWFGTLENITNTHKRNDSSAEADVTYWSSVLGVENTSQVEDLSGVFVSSSQPVVVPIPDDTYSKVQQFARTARVSWTDSLIALWGVYTALVEGRDCVAVRVPLMLRDDRESLRTPSAISRAIPVVTTISPYHVFADVLKAVADQLKTSRRHTTVEDHQIARLWPNGQASYLALPTINIRLFESMPRLGDIDAIPETISTGPVGSLDLAIYRHPDSGIRLELSTGSATGNPLRHAEQFSHFLNTALHGSPAQTLHELSTGFTPDVDGPDSTWVRGETLDVAPTTVDVSVTMDALVRRRVAADPDAVAVVADDGSELTYSQFDARVNALAHLLVDEGVRVGDRVAIAMTRSVDLVVALAGVIRAGAAYVPIDPGYPAERVKHILDNAAPSVVITDRHTAETHKDALGEHPAPLLRIDDRDIQQHLATGQETAPALTRPLNDLDAAVVIFTSGTTGNPKGVALTHRALANRLAWGQRALDYRPEDVALSKSGVGFVDAVTELFGPMIAGARIVVVAAEAAQDPAGLLDTIARHRVTHLLTVPSLADVLVRHDDAPTALATIRSWISSGEALTPGTATTMRTTTPQAVLHNFYGSTEVTGDGTAAIITDTQNTPIGAPVANTTARVLDAWLRPVPVGVAGELYLGGVQLADGYVARPGLTADRFVADPFSDDGARLYRTGDVVRWNSEGQLEYLGRSDDQVKIRGHRIEPAEIRAVLERHPAVSGAAIIALDHPAGGKYLAAYITTTSTTTSTTDAVPTDALREHLARSLPDHMVPTTFTRLDRFPVTANGKLDRHALPQPDLTAGAADGRAPQTVTEIALAGIFRDVLHLADDLDLGVDNDFFRMGGHSLLATRVAARANALLGAALTLRDVFDHPRISELARIADTTTATTATTETSSTRIGELPRPTPLPVSYGQQALWLIDQLGGPGGRYVVPVVLRLGGDLDPDALIMAVRDVVSRHEALRTLLVEKDGTLRQVVVPANETADRLSLLVEDVTGVDAAGVDARVGAVVQAGFDLAVDIPIRVALLRADADDWVFVVAVHHHAVDEWSFPSLLSDLSTAYQARAAGQEPGWTPLRVQYADYAIWQREVLGEASDSGSLLSEHLAYWQDVLAGAPEESAITLDRARPATPTHRGADLRFTIDPQVVTGLRQVADEQGVSMFMTLQSATALTVSALGAGADVVIGSPVGGRTEDGLEDLVGYFVNTLPIRHRFHAGDSITDVLRNTRRTVLGGFEHQAAPFEEITRVLGTERSVGRNPLFQIMLTHRVADSRRAGGLRIGNVTTTPSPAAVGAVKTDLDLDIFDSLNGLSGKLSYATDLFDGATAERFVAVFTSVLETIAAGPEVRVGDLDLLPAPESRQLDAWSCGETLDVPGATLDELVRRQVAASPDVVAVIADDGTELTYGDLDARVNALAHLLVEEGVRVGDRVAVALPRSAELVVALAGVIRAGAAYVPIDPDYPAERVKHILADAEPRAVITDRHTAGAQHHVLTDHPVRIVVIDDEPVRQHLDAGVIDPPQLSRPLLPSDAAYVIFTSGTTGRPKGVQINHEAIVNRLWWMRDLYRIGAQDRVLLKTPFTFDVSVWEFFLPLVTGAVVVVAQEGGHKDPQYLLEVIDRRAVTVTHFVPSMLQAFLTSAPDRTSVGSVRRVFCSGEALPVSPAAGAVALFENAELHNLYGPTEAAVDVTAHPVVQAGLVDAVGVPIGVPVANTTVRVLDAWLRPVPVGVAGELYLGGVQLADGYVARAGLTADRFVADPFSDKGARLYRTGDVVRWNSQGQLEYLGRSDDQVKIRGYRIEPGEISAVLEQHPGVSGAAIATLDHPAGGKYLAAYVTTASATTASATTASATTASATTASATTASATTASATTAEDAVLFDALREHLAQSLPDYMVPATFLRLDRFPVTANGKLDRRALPRPSLAAGTADGRPPETDTEIALAGIFRDVLHLGDDVDLGVDNDFFRLGGDSISAARLVACAREHDLTFKLSEVFVGRTIGALAALLAPPTHDAIPAEPVLVPTSAALERLREADAAPDEYVFTELINLPARSTSESVASSFRSLVANTDALRLSVDATGRRLWFTYLLPPETVQPQTVELTADTNVDVDAIRSAAVDLIDISTGRPAALAFTHHPEQTVAVLAVHAATVDRASLHRLAEALQQAVSGVGEVARPPALVPALEAIEAAGDTVATDGLDRWKGLLARARTIDVPTFAHATVSTFRWDSSLTEGAVSKAIRNALHSTGIAPLIGGVVDEEVPLTPADNTMSVGPFTAVATIALDEAEATGTAELALLRYHNKAGRRALRRAPSPAVILTRVYGPDSGSPTPEGTEQLYRAVVRYHIAPDTTTITFLGFAEKVVTDLRAALADDLY